The Apium graveolens cultivar Ventura chromosome 11, ASM990537v1, whole genome shotgun sequence genome has a window encoding:
- the LOC141695957 gene encoding uncharacterized protein LOC141695957: protein MSNFTKLEFEALDITRKNYLSWILDIEIHLAAQGLGDTIKDGNQESKSNRAKAMIFLRRHLHEGLKSEYLTVKNPLELWKNLKDRYDHQKTVILPKARYDWMHLRLQDFKTQQYREKDFTKYSDLISCLLVAEQNNKLLMKNHESRPTGSRPLPEANAAIYNYGRGRGGRHGRGGNRGRGRSFAHGQGTRGRGSQIQNYPIFKHDKSNPNQKLEKNIDKRKGIVENECYRCGMKGHWSRTCRTPKHLADLYQASPKDKGKNVEANLVFKDNEHADNLLTMTYLDTADFYETHDGITTLDDKQNA, encoded by the exons ATGTCAAATTTCACCAAACTTGAATTTGAGGCTCTTGATATCACCAGAAAGAATTATTTATCATGGATTTTAGATATCGAAATCCATTTAGCTGCACAAGGCCTTGGGGATACCATCAAAGATGGAAATCAAGAATCTAAATCAAACCGCGCAAAGGCTATGATTTTTCTTCGCCGCCATCTCCACGAAGGGCTTAAAAGTGAATACCTTACAGTGAAAAATCCACTTGAATTGTGGAAAAATTTAAAAGATAGGTATGATCATCAAAAGACTGTGATTCTTCCAAAAGCTCGTTATGATTGGATGCATTTGAGGCTGCAAGATTTCAAAACC CAACAATATCGTGAAAAAGATTTTACAAAATATTCGGATTTGATTTCTTGTCTTCTTGTTGCTGAACAAAATAATAAGCTTTTGATGAAGAATCATGAGTCTCGCCCCACAGGATCTCGTCCACTCCCTGAAGCGAATGCGGCAATATACAATTATGGGCGTGGACGAGGTGGCAGGCATGGACGAGGTGGTAATCGTGGACGTGGACGTAGTTTTGCTCATGGACAAGGAACCCGTGGTCGTGGATCTCAAATCCAAAATTACCCTATTTTCAAGCATGATAAATCTAATCCCAACCAGAAGTTGGAGAAAAACATTGATAAAAGAAAGGGGATTGTTGAAAATGAATGTTACAGATGTGGAATGAAAGGTCATTGGTCACGTACCTGCCGTACGCCAAAACACCTAGCTGATCTTTATCAAGCGTCCCCGAAGGACAAAGGCAAGAATGTTGAAGCAAATTTAGTTTTCAAAGATAATGAACATGCAGACAATCTCCTAACAATGACTTATTTGGATACCGCTGATTTTTATGAGACTCATGATGGCATCACTACCCTTGATGATAAACAAAATGCTTGA